Within Wyeomyia smithii strain HCP4-BCI-WySm-NY-G18 chromosome 2, ASM2978416v1, whole genome shotgun sequence, the genomic segment CGCTGAAAAGAAACGGCAGGAAGACCGGGAGGAGGAGGAAAGTCGCGACATGGTGGAAAGAAGTAGACCCTTGCGGAAGCGAAAACGGTTGGCAATGGTGGTACATCACGAACAGGTCGAGGGTaaattgttacgtgaaagtgATTCCGGTGATGGGAAGGGTTAGGGCGTTTAGGTGAAGACTGCTGCATTAAATTGGTCTTGAGTGGACCGCCCTTACTTAGTAGGGATTTTCCTAGAGATTACTGTGGGCTGAGAATGAAAGCACGAATCCCTAAATAATGACGAATATGCAGTTACCTGGTTTAGGATTGCTGCTATCGCAGTTCTTGAGCGAGCAGAGAATGAGGGATAGGTCTTGATCATTACCATTGTCATTGTATCACGGTTGTTGATCGTAATCGTAATAAAAGGGAACGGATAAAAGCACGTAAATTCATTTTGAAACTCATGTTCACTCAATATGACGTCTCAAGTCCACACAGTCTCCACCATTTAGACTTTAAatgcaattgaaaataaatgtatttattaggAACTTCTCGAAAGAGGCTTCAAGACGCAGTAGTTTTTCTCAAGTGAGCTTGGTTTAAGCTCCTAATCAGTGAGTTGGAGTTTCCAGATCATTTTTTAGAgcagaaggaaaaaaaagatccatgaaatgataaaaatattgcTAGCAAAAAGTTCTTATATCAATAAGTTCTAGTGGACGGTTCGGTATCAGAAGCGAGTTGTTTCATATATCTGTAAACATGTAGAAAAATAATCATACGTTTATTATATTGGTCTAGTCGTAGATTTGCCGTTGATCAGTAATTGTTCAAATTAAAAGCTATTAAACGTGTGTAAGCGAATCGTGTGTACTCTAGAAGAACGTTCGCTCCACTAACAATCAAACTAACGCGAAGAAGTTCCACGCAGTCAACAGTGTAGATTCATCTTTGTTTGTAAAGTATTAATATTGTAAACTGTACATAAGCcataatttaataaataaagTAGCCAGTCCGTCAGTTTACTCAAAGTAGCTATCGACAGAAACTGAGTAACGTGTAAACATTTAGTTCGGAACGTGTAATAAAAAAGCAGCAAGtaactagttttttttgttcattaccATGAGGTGTCCTCTCCTTCGGTCCAGAGCGTCAATTATACAAATCCCAGAGCGAGATCTGTCCATCCGAACCGGCCGCCGCCATGATGACTGCCTTCCACATGGACACCTTCTCGTCCGAGTAGATAATGTCCATCAGTTCGCCTTTGTGCTCTGTGAGGACGGCTAGCGGACGCAGGCTTTTCCAGGAGAAAATCCGCAATCTTCCGTCCCAACCGGCACTAGCAAACACTTTCAAGTCTTTGCGAATTCTCACGCGATGTACACCGGCGTTCTTGATTGCTATAACAGATTTTTGCCGAATTTCCAGTGTTTGACGATCCAGCGAAAAGACGGTGAGCTTATCGGAGGACCCACCACAGACACCCCGGTTTGTAACCGGATCGTAGTCCAGTGCCATCAGACACTCTCCGGCTTCGAACTGCAGATGGCTGATGGGTTTCGACATATTCAGGTCCCAGAGAATAATCGTACCGGATTCGTATCCAGCCAGTAAGTAACTACATCCTGCGATTTCGATTGGCATAAAACACATCACCGTACCTAGCGGAGGTATGGCACCCCCTTCAGGTACGGTTAACTGCTGGCGCTCGGAAAAAGTACGCCCGCACAGAATGGAAATGCTCGATCCCGCCTTCGGGATTATCACAGCTGGTGTCGTGCTGGCAAGGTTACGCTGCGCCGTACTGTGGTACACGAAGCGACAAAAACCTACGTGGTTGGTGCTGACTTCGTGCCGCAGGACGTACGCCGAGTTGGTGAGCTCCCACAGTTTGATGTAGCCCTCCTTTTCCTGAGTAATCAAGGCATCTTCGGTGTGCGCAACGTTGATGATGGGACTGGTGCCAACGGAGAGCTGGTAGTGGGTGCGGTTGCTCTGCAAGAAAGGAAGATCGATTGTTAGATAACTATACTCTGTTGAACGCAGCTAAATTAAAATAACCTAGTAATAGAGGTTTTAAAATAAATGCTAAAAGAGTCGAAAAGTActataattcaacatttttttgtatCAGTTTACTTCTCTGCTGATGCTTTTTCGCGTTCAAATTCTTCTTGATTTACGACAAACGTGTTGTTATCAGTAGTAATTTGATAACACTTATTTTGGTCACCTTTTGTGAGTCTCTTCACTGCCGCTTTGTTGCTTGTAAACAATGTCAAGCATAAAAATTGATTAAAGGTTTTCTGTACCACAAGCAAAGATCTGTTATTATGAGGATCAAATTCTGTCCCTGAGAATTTTATTCAATTAGACGATTCAAGCGATTTCATCGATCAAACACGACTCAACTTTTCACACCATCTGATGGCAGCGGAATTCAAGAATACAAATAGCTGCCTTATTGAAAATAATCGATTTTCGACGCAGCGCAATATGTTATGCAAAAAGCATTGGAATATTTAAATAATATTACATAAACCGAACTTCTATCTACATGCACTGGCAGCTGCGCACTCCATTATAAGCATTATAAGCAAGTTCAACGGTTTACAgagtaaattttgaattttgataccgCTCTATTATGTTTATCTATGGGGAAAAACAATTCATCTTTACTCTCCACTGATACTCACCTGCAAATCCCACAGCTGAACGGTTCCCTTGGTTGTACCGGCATGCAGCCGTTCGGAAGTGTGGAAGCACAGTGAGTGAAATGAGCTGAGATCCGGCGACTTCAGGCAGTAAACGGGATCCGGTGGAAGCAGAGCCATCGTCTCGATTGTTGGGCTTTGAGCAAACTTGCGGCGAATTGCTGTCGTTTTTCCCTACCAGAACAGCACTACTAACATCAGCAGTGGTGTAGTTGCTAATACGCAGTATGACGATTTTTCCTGCTTGGGGACAGTCTTATTTGTGATGCTATCGATTCTATGAACTACAGAAGCCGATTTTCAGTACATTTTACCGTTTACCGCTGTCCATGACGCGCTGCGAAGTGGTCCACCGGAAGATTGTGACCTTCCCGAACGACCCAAGCTGGCGAGCAAACCGTTCGACGTCAATTTACTGTTGCCGCTGCGTGGCAGATGACTTTCTTTTTCCCCTGACCGTACGTTCACTTTTCTCCCAGCTGCCTAACCTCCTTTCTCCGTTGTTGAGTTGATGAACGTCGAACTAGAAGCAAGAGTAACgatgtttttttgtttcttgtaCTTTTTGcgtattgtatatttttgtttaCTCTAGCACATATTATGACGAGTATTGTTCATAATATCGAAATCTAATGCAGCTGTTCAATTTTTCAAGTGCGAAAACAGTTCgttttggttgatttttttgcTGGTATTCTAAGTCGAAAAATAAGTTTAAATTACTGTGAAGCACGAAGTAACTTACATTGTTCAATAATTTTCGTGGTggtgtaatttgtaatttaaaaTCACCTTCAcgtacgaatcggaacaatttCGCAATATCAAAGCTAGTAAACAAAATTTCACAGCATATGTTTAGCACTGGGATGAAACCAAAAACGGCGCCGTGTCTGCACGATCCTTATAACGACGTATAGATGGCATTGTTCGAACGGAAAGCCATGTTTCGGAAGGTTTACTACTCTATTTCAAATCTGTTTGTCTGGTTATCAAATGAAATACGGTGAGGTCTATTTTTGGGCATTTTTAGCGCGGGTTGCTTCTCTCCATTGCTCAAAAACGGTGCAAGATATCGATCTCATCAAGATTCTTTTAGCAATGAGTTGTCACGGGCTTACGAAGCGGGAAACTTTgaatatttagttttttttttcaccaaacgtTGGATTTAAACGAAGAAAATGCAATTCCAATGAGCGATTAAAATGAATGTTCGACTGACAGCTGGCGCTGCAGTAAAAATTATGATGACGATTTGTAGGCAGCATTTTAACCTATCAAGATTCTACTTGCAGTAAGTTATCACGAGTTTACGAAgcgggaaactttaaaaatttagaatttttttactACACGGTAAAATCAAACTAAGAAAATGCGATTTTAACACGCTATGTACCTACCAACTTCTGTAAAAATATAACCTCAAATTAGAAACGAATCCGGATCTCGTACATTTGCAATTTTATATGTATTTTCGTGTCAATAATCAGTCTGCTGTGCTGTCTAAATGCTATCCTGTGACAGAATTTGTAAAACGAGATATTGTAGCGGTCATGGTTCAGGTGCCAACCACCAGGGGGAATACTGAGGTAATTGTTGCTTCGGCTTATTTTCCAGGTGAAATAAATGAGGCGCCTCCTCCTGAGATTGCTTCGTTTGTCAAATTTTGCAGAGACAATAATAGGGCATTCATCATAGGCtgtgatgccaacgctcaccatacAGTTTGGGGGAGCAAGGGCGTTAATGGTCGTGGTGAGTGCCTATTGGAGTTTCTCTCGTCAAATAATATAGATATATGCAATAAAGGTAACAAACCAACATTTACAAACGCTATCAGAGGTGAAGTTTTGGATCTGACGCTATGCAGTCCAgcaatttctgaaaaaattgctAACTGGCATGTATCGGACGAAACCTCACTATCTGATCACAAGcacattttgtttgaatggaTTGGTGGGAAACCATCATCTGTTACTTACAGAGATCCTAAAAAACAGACTGGGATCAATATGCACAATATTTGCGAAAAGATTCACCTTTAAATTGTAGCagaattgaaacagtttcagaATTGGAATCTATGACAATTCAGCTAAATGAAATGGTGATAAATGCATACAATAAAAGTTGTCCCGCCAAACAATCGTCCTCAAGTAGGGACGTGCCATGGTGGAACTAGAAGCTtgaaagtcttcgaaaaaatagtCGGAAACTTTTAAATAAAGCAAAACGTACTTCAGACTGGGCTCAATATAGAAGAGCCTTAACTAAATATAGCAATGAAATCCGGAAATCTAAAAGGAGGTCTTGAGTTCAAATGTGTGAATCTATAGAAAAAACTCCAGTTGTTTCTAGATTACAAAAGACTCTTGCCAAAGATCATACCGTTGAGCTTGGCAATCTAAAGCGTCACGACGGAATCTATACTAGTGGTCCTCGTGATACCTTAAATCTAATGATGGAAACGCATTTTCCCGGTTCTATTGAAAAGacggattcagccatctctgatttagttgaaa encodes:
- the LOC129722282 gene encoding guanine nucleotide-binding protein subunit beta-like protein 1 encodes the protein MALLPPDPVYCLKSPDLSSFHSLCFHTSERLHAGTTKGTVQLWDLQSNRTHYQLSVGTSPIINVAHTEDALITQEKEGYIKLWELTNSAYVLRHEVSTNHVGFCRFVYHSTAQRNLASTTPAVIIPKAGSSISILCGRTFSERQQLTVPEGGAIPPLGTVMCFMPIEIAGCSYLLAGYESGTIILWDLNMSKPISHLQFEAGECLMALDYDPVTNRGVCGGSSDKLTVFSLDRQTLEIRQKSVIAIKNAGVHRVRIRKDLKVFASAGWDGRLRIFSWKSLRPLAVLTEHKGELMDIIYSDEKVSMWKAVIMAAAGSDGQISLWDLYN